GAGTGGTTCGGATGGATGCACTACAAGGTAAGCCGGGTGTTTGGATTCGGGAAGAAGATTCGTACAAACTAACTAAATGATGATTTTCTGTTTCGTTTCAGACTGATCTGCCGCCGAATCGCGATGGTAATCGCCCTCATTACGCGTGGATGTTGGATCATAGTGACAATAAGTCCGGAACCAAATGTAAGCAATGGAACAGGCCTTGCCCATGGATGCCGCATGAACAAAGTATTGCTTTTCCTCTCTTTTAGTTTCTTACATGCCGTACTCGACGACCCGCCCGAAGGTTGAAGCATGGGATCCGAAAAAGTCGCTACCGAAGTGAAGTGTTGTGGTTGGCGTGTGTACCGTTCGATACAATATATAACAGCTTGTAGAAGATTGTAAATAAGTGGCTACTGAAGCAGCTACGCGATGGTTAATACAACAGTCCGAACATAATTTCGACGTGAAGTGTTACTGCGTGAGTTagctttttgttattttctaaTCGTGTTTCGTGATTTTCCTTTCTATAAATGGTGATGGAAATGTTGagaattgtttaaaaattgtgTTATGTCTAGAAGATTTTATTTTACCATTTATCTTCGGAATAGGGCGGCCAATATGATGTGCTTTGCTGTATAATGGCAAGGATTTGGGtaaatgttggtaaaatatGTGTGTACAACAGAATTTCCGTTTTTTCGCAATTTACTAATCTGAAGATAATCAATATTTAACTGAACTTATTATAGGGACATGAGATTGCAAAAATAACAGGCAATTTTGAATACTTAATTCAATCTACTGATTGAATAATTATTTGATAAATAACTGCAATATTTGGCTTATCAGGCTTCCTAGAAAAACATATTATAAAATCTGTTATTGTATGGAAAGAAAGGTGCGCTCGAAATCGGAATTACCAGGTTTCCAATCCTGGAGTTGATTTCGGAATCGTATCAGATTCACgtggaaaaaaattgtttttgtgcGGAGTTCGCGCGTTTTTGCCTTCTTGGAAAAAAATCTTGTCTTTTCTATTTGCGGAACAACAAAACCTTCTTAGACAGAAACGAAAATATATTGTTCTAGAAACAaagcatttgaaaaatattaacaTTAATAAAACACTCAACCAATCGACTACTTTTTCACAACATTATCGTATATGCCGATTTTAGAAGCGCAATTCCGGTCCTGGAGccaattatttcacttttcacgaGTGAATTGCTGGAACAGATTAATCATAATTTTGTTCTATATCTGAAAGAATCGGGGTAACTCGGACTGTGGAAGACAGTCGTTGATCTGATCGCGATAAAGGAACAACGCATTTAACtcataggaaaaaaaatctggtATCAGCGTTCTTTCTCATTCGGTCCACCTCATATGCCCCTCGGTCGTTTCCCGGAGATCATAGGGTTTCATTCTAACTCTGCTTCCATTTTTACATAAAACAGAGTAAGTTTTTTCACTAACAATACTGTCCATATTCAATAAGTACTATAAGTTACATTCCTATTGGCGCGGATTTGTAAATCTGGCGCAGATCTCAAACGGTTTGAAGCGGATTTCGCGGTTTTTCAATCGACTTCTGTAACAGCTCTGGATGCCGGATTAATTTCCTTTTCTAGAATTATCGATAGCGATATAATTCCGAAATAGGAATGCTTTCCAGTTCCAGCTGCTAGGTTGTCGATACAAACATAATTGCAAAGGATCTAAACGTGCTtgcaaacgaaccaaaaaaacgGATCAGGGACATCTTTTTGCATAAATGTGTTTAGATGAACGTTGAAATTGATGTCTTAATTTTCCACATCATTAAAGAGTCTGGTAACGGAATCTAATAATAAAGTATAGTGTTTAGCTAATTTTGTATGCGATAGCTTCTTTAAGAGATGTGATGAAGCTGTCTTAAATGAGTTCTGATAGAAAAACGGCGAAAATTAACAGCCCTTTCACGGGACTCGAACGGCAGTTGAATGGAACAGGAATCGAACagcaaaatattgaaataatgcCAACGAATTCGAAATGATGAACGCTTGTTCAACTTTTTGAAGTTATTTAACTATCCAACACGCATACAAATGTATAAAATCAAGTCTTCCTGCTCGAAACTTCGATCTATTTTCCGTGTCACTTTCCGTTCGACTTGCCGTGCGAGTGCCGTCATCAGGCTAAATGGTCGAAGCCATTCCAGCATATTATCCAAATATTATCCATTGATGGTATTTTGCTATTAGTAAATAGTACTATTTCGCATCATTCCCAAAGCGTCAACCTACGAATCGAATCTTTGGAATAGTCCCACAAGGAACGTAATCGTTATTGACAATTGTAATACTTTCGGAATATAAATAAtactataataataatacttgCACAAGGGTTATGCATTTACTCGAGAATAAGACTAATAGAGTGAAAACACTGGCAATGTTTTCATAAGAATAAGACTAATAGAGTGTACTTTACTTTCATCCGAATATTTTCTCGATTTTGGATCATCCTTTAAACAGAAAAACTCTCCAAAGTTGTTCATTTCGTCGAGAGGTTTTGTTTGGAGTTGGGCTCACTCCCTCAGGTCTTTGTGTCCAATTGCTTGAAGGCAACGTTCGCTGTAGTTATAGCAATGGCAGAAAAGATTAATGTTAAAGATCTGCTCATCGGAAGCAGCGAAATCAACGAGACACTTACACTCATCGGTTACATCAAACACCTTGATCGTGCCGGGCAGTTGCCGAGTTTCGATATTCTGTCTGAAACCGCTCACGTTGAAGCATTTATGCTGCACGCCAATCTCctcaaaggttatcgagagtTGCGTTTCGTCATTTCTTAAAACGGTGGCCTAGCAAGGAAGATGTAATAATCGTGTATTATTGCTTCGTGTTATCTATTCCTCTTCAAACAAACACTTACAACCACACCATCGAGCTGATTCAGCTCATCCACACTGTCGTCCAGCGCAATGTACCCGGTCGGGAATGCGATCTCGCACGTTACCATACGCGTCTTCTCGTAGAACCCTTTCGGCAGGAAGCGGAGACACACGCGCCAATCGGTGTAGTCCTCGTTTGAGGTGCCGAATCGCAGCACGTCAATGTCAAACTTTTTCCCTTGCAGCGTAACACTCTCCATGTAGCTGTAGTGTATGCGTAACGCACCCGAAATTGTCCCTTCAATAGTGAAGCTTACCGTGCGTGTGCTTGACGGTAGAATCCAAACCTGACTTCCACTATCACGGTGAGTTAGTTCGTGTCGTGCTATCACACCGGTCCTGTCCTTCGCCGTCACCTTCGCAATGTAACGCTTTTCGAGAAAGGTTGTACGCTTGGCATAATCGATCAGTGCCCGTAGGGCGATGTGCGAATTGGGTGTAATGGAAGCATTCACCACCCGTCGGTACGGTTGCTCTTTCATCCAGTTCACTACCGGACCGGCATCAAATAGGTACTTTTTGGATGTCATTAGCATCAGAGCGTATGCCGTCGCTTCTAGGTCCGGCGTAGAACTGGGTTTGTTCCACCACATCTTCGAACCGGAAGCACTTTGTTGCCTTGCTTGCAAAATTCCGATCAAAATGTGAGACGCTTGCCGGTTGATCATGGTGCGATCTTCCGTTCCCGTGGGACGTTCGAGGGAAAGTTGAAGCACGTGTCCCACCAGCGCAAGATGGTACGAGCTTTGTAGCGTGGAGGTGCTTGAGAGCAGATAATTTCTTGCACTGTCAATCGCTGACACGTGGCGCATTATGTAATTTTTCATGTGCAAGAGCAACAGCAGTACGTGTGCCGTTTTTTCAACTCGTTCCAGCTCGCTCTGTTCACCATCATCCGTGCAAAAACGTCCATCAGGCGCTTGTTTGCTCTTGATCCACTGGAGCgtttttaaaatggtttctGCAAGAGATGCACTGCCGAGATGATCATTGGCGAAGGTTAGAGCTTGTACAGCGATAGCCGTGTCCCAGCAAGCCGACGAAGGCGTATGATGATCAGGTATCGTGAACGATCCATCGGCATTCTTGTAGGCCATGATCTTGGTGATCGATTCGTTCATCTGCCTCTCTGCCAGCGCTTTGCGTTCGTTCCACTGCAATCCGGCCAATGCGAGTACCTCCAGCGTCAGTGCTGCCCGCATCGCCATCGTAAGCGGATCCGTTTGGATGAGCTTGTCCAGCAGCATGCTTGCCGTCAGGGTAGCCATTTCCGTCTGTTGACGATCCAGTGTGAAGGTTATCTTCTCCGTCCCCGGGTCGACTGTGCGTGGAATCGGTAGCTTGACGTCGTCCAGCTGTTGGCTGGAATTGTCCACATTGAACAGCCGCACGATACTATCCGTCCGCCGTACGCTCTCGGGAATGGTGCGGAGTATGGTTTCGGCCCGAGCGAACAAATTGCTTTCGGTATAGGCGTTCGCTTTCAGCGTGATAGAGCCTAGCTTTTTGGGCCGTATAAGGAACTCAGTGCGCTGAACTTCGTTTGGCCGAAGGCGCCCATACACGGTTTTCTTGGTAGCTGTAGGGAGTTATTGAAGTGGGTATGAAcagatattttaaaaaatgcacTCTATATACTTACCATCTATGCGACCCGAGTTGTTGAGAAAATAGAACTCGTTAGCGTAGTTCAACAACTCCACCAGCACAAAATCCACCTTTTCGTTGCGATTATTAACAATGTAGACATCCACCGTAACTGGTTCCAGCTTCTTTGCCGAGTACGGAATATGAAGGTAAATCTCAATGTCTTGCTGGCGTTGCCATTGGATCGGTTCCGCAATACCGAGTCCTCCGGTGGGACTAAATACAAACGCAGTTACAATCATCTGATTTACATGAGGGGGAGGAATAAACTGAAAAACTGCCTGACGATTGCTGTTGAAGGAGTAAGCAGAGAATCAATGAATGTTTAAAAAGATAGAAGATCACGAGTACCTTATGGTGCCTTCCTCCCACAAAAGTAAACGATTAATGGACTTTGGATTTTGTTGCTTATCTACTTCTCTTTGTTCCGCTAAAGGAGAAACTATCAAGTCATTGATGGATAGCGGAAAGATCTCTTCGATCTGAAAGTACAATGTTGTTAAAAAGATCCGAAACAGTTTCCAATCATTTCGCAAGTCCTACCTTGGGATGGGTCGTTCCATTGAACATAGCCTGGGTGTAGATGTTCTTCAGCTGAGCTGCATCAAGCGATCCTTCGTAAACCGCTATACCGACGCGGGATGCGTCCTCATTGGAGAACACTTTAATGCTTCTCTCATCCACTGATAGATGCACCTGCGAAGTGATCGAGTGTGTTAGTGTACAATCTCTTCCCAATATCCCAACTAGTCACACCTTCTCCGATAGCGCTGGTTCGTTGTAGGAGGCTGAAGCTTGTATTAACGTCCCCTCAAACCgtgcaaacacatacacacgcttcACATCCTGAAGTCGAACGGTCGGGACGAAAACTTCTTTATAATTCTGCATGTTACACTCAATGTAGTGGGGAACGTTTTCACCATTATGCTTCCGGATGATCGTCAGTACACCGTCTATCGCATATGACGCAACGATCGCTAGCTTAAAAGCATCTCGTTTGCGGTACTGTTTGGGTTGTAGAATACGCACGTACAGCTGTGGACTGTACGCTGGTTCCAGGGTGATGGAGGCGGACATGTTTCGGTACTCTAGATTAGCTGTGAAAACTTCACCGGAATCATCCGTGGTAAAGGACACTATTTCCGTGTCATCTTCAAGCCCACTCAATGGTGCTCCGTTTGCTCGCAGAATCTTTAGAAACACGGTCGCGTTCTGGCCTGGGGTAAATCCAACCGTTCTTTCCACCACCAGCTTGTACGGCGATGCGTACATGGGAATGGCTCGAGCTTGATTATACGTTCGCTGTGTTAATCCATTGGTTGTGGTTACTGTTGCATTGATgttcaatgtttttgtttccgaTGAGCTCACTTTACGCACCACTTCTTGCATGGGAATTTGTACCATCTTACGGCCAGCAATAGGAAAGGTGCGTTCCACAACATGATTCTCATCACTGTAAACTTTCATCTGTAACGTTCCACGAATTGGTTTTCCGAAACTGTACATAGCATCGATCGTAATCGTAATCTCCGTATCCTGTAGCGTGATCAACTCCCCGGTGTCGATCGTGATTTGGTGTACTGGAGCAGAGTACAGTATCACCTGAAACTGCTTGCTCGTCGTCTGCTCACCGATCGTAACGGCCACGGTCCAGTTGCCTAGATCACGATCGTCCACAAACAGATGCTCGCCACTATAAATCTCACCCGGGTAGAGCTGTACATCGCGAGACACTACCGTTTGTTGTGTATCGTGTTCCAGTACTATCGTCAAGTTGAAGGGTCGCTTCGTTCTACCCAATGGTTTGTTGAGGCCATCCGTTAGCAGGATACGATATTTCAAAAAATCTCCCGGCGTATGGAAAACGTCGCTCAGCTGAATCAAAACCTTCGGCTGTGCGGTGCGTTCGATTTGTGCGGTAAGGCGCGCTTCTTCCGGCTGTCCGGCTGAGGTAACGATATCTAATTGAATCGATTCCTCGCCGGTGGCACTCCATTCCGATGGTATTACGTACAGCTGTACGTGCTTTGGATCGACGGTAGTGGACACTAGCACATCACCTTGCTCCATCCC
This sequence is a window from Anopheles merus strain MAF chromosome 3R, AmerM5.1, whole genome shotgun sequence. Protein-coding genes within it:
- the LOC121596894 gene encoding CD109 antigen-like, which encodes MCFRVAIYCLLLGTATQRVLADEGDYISIFTTRSWVENEDVSIILANMDNAPGTFEIENIGMEQGDVLVSTTVDPKHVQLYVIPSEWSATGEESIQLDIVTSAGQPEEARLTAQIERTAQPKVLIQLSDVFHTPGDFLKYRILLTDGLNKPLGRTKRPFNLTIVLEHDTQQTVVSRDVQLYPGEIYSGEHLFVDDRDLGNWTVAVTIGEQTTSKQFQVILYSAPVHQITIDTGELITLQDTEITITIDAMYSFGKPIRGTLQMKVYSDENHVVERTFPIAGRKMVQIPMQEVVRKVSSSETKTLNINATVTTTNGLTQRTYNQARAIPMYASPYKLVVERTVGFTPGQNATVFLKILRANGAPLSGLEDDTEIVSFTTDDSGEVFTANLEYRNMSASITLEPAYSPQLYVRILQPKQYRKRDAFKLAIVASYAIDGVLTIIRKHNGENVPHYIECNMQNYKEVFVPTVRLQDVKRVYVFARFEGTLIQASASYNEPALSEKVHLSVDERSIKVFSNEDASRVGIAVYEGSLDAAQLKNIYTQAMFNGTTHPKIEEIFPLSINDLIVSPLAEQREVDKQQNPKSINRLLLWEEGTISNRQAVFQFIPPPHVNQMIVTAFVFSPTGGLGIAEPIQWQRQQDIEIYLHIPYSAKKLEPVTVDVYIVNNRNEKVDFVLVELLNYANEFYFLNNSGRIDATKKTVYGRLRPNEVQRTEFLIRPKKLGSITLKANAYTESNLFARAETILRTIPESVRRTDSIVRLFNVDNSSQQLDDVKLPIPRTVDPGTEKITFTLDRQQTEMATLTASMLLDKLIQTDPLTMAMRAALTLEVLALAGLQWNERKALAERQMNESITKIMAYKNADGSFTIPDHHTPSSACWDTAIAVQALTFANDHLGSASLAETILKTLQWIKSKQAPDGRFCTDDGEQSELERVEKTAHVLLLLLHMKNYIMRHVSAIDSARNYLLSSTSTLQSSYHLALVGHVLQLSLERPTGTEDRTMINRQASHILIGILQARQQSASGSKMWWNKPSSTPDLEATAYALMLMTSKKYLFDAGPVVNWMKEQPYRRVVNASITPNSHIALRALIDYAKRTTFLEKRYIAKVTAKDRTGVIARHELTHRDSGSQVWILPSSTRTVSFTIEGTISGALRIHYSYMESVTLQGKKFDIDVLRFGTSNEDYTDWRVCLRFLPKGFYEKTRMVTCEIAFPTGYIALDDSVDELNQLDGVVATVLRNDETQLSITFEEIGVQHKCFNVSGFRQNIETRQLPGTIKVFDVTDESNVAFKQLDTKT